Proteins encoded in a region of the Denticeps clupeoides unplaced genomic scaffold, fDenClu1.1, whole genome shotgun sequence genome:
- the LOC114775480 gene encoding symplekin-like, translating to MGMNSPDLLLLVENCPKGAETLVTRCLHILTDKVSPSPELVERVRDLYHKRVPDVRFLIPVINGLEKALPKLIKLNPIVVKEVFNRLLGTQHSEGSFSMSPLTPGELLIALHNIDSTKCDNVSRT from the exons ATGGGCATGAACTCCCccgacctgctgctgctggtggagaacTGTCCTAAAGGAGCCGAGACGCTGGTCACCCGCTGCCTGCACATCCTCACCGATAAAG TGTCCCCCTCTCCAGAGCTGGTGGAGAGGGTCCGGGATCTCTATCACAAGCGGGTTCCTGATGTCCGCTTCCTCATTCCCGTCATCAACGGCCTGGAGAAG GCTCTACCCAAGCTCATCAAGCTGAACCCCATCGTGGTGAAGGAGGTCTTCAACCGGCTCCTCGGCACCCAGCACA gtgaaggCAGCTTCTCCATGTCTCCGCTGACCCCCGGCGAGCTGCTCATCGCCCTCCACAACATCGACTCCACCAAGTGCGacaacgtttccaggacttaa